In the genome of Actinomadura luzonensis, the window CTGCGCCTGGTGCCCGAACGTCACGTGGCCCGCGCCACCGCGGTCGTCTTCGGCGGCGTCGAAACCGCCTCCGTGCTCGGCGTGCCCGCCGGCACCCTGACCGGTGACCTGGCCGGCTGGCGCACCGCGTTCGCCGCCGTCGGCGTGCTCGGCCTGATCTCGCTGGCCTGCATGGTCATCGTGATGCCGAAGGTGGCGCCGCAGCGCACCCTGACGTTCGCGGACCTGCCGCGCGTGCTGCGCACCGGCCGCGCCGTACGCGCCGGCATCGCCATGACCTTCCTGGCCATCACCGGGCACTTCACCGCCTACACCTTCCTGCGGCCCATCCTCCACGACGACGGCGTCGCCGACGGCATGATCAGCGTGCTGCTGCTCGTCTTCGGCGTCGCCGGCGTCTGCGGCAACTTCCTCGCCGGCGCCCTGGTCGCCACACGCCTGCGGCAGACCGTGTGCGGCATCGGACTGCTGCTCGCCGCCGCCATGGCCGCCGTCGCGACCGTCGGCCACGACGTGCCGTCCGCGGCCGCGATCCTGGTCGTCTGGGGGCTGGCGTACGGCGCCGTCCCGGTCACCTTCCAGACCTGGATGCTCAACGCCGCCCCTGCCGCCACCGAGGCCGCGTCCTCCCTGTACGTCTCGACGTTCAACCTGTCGATCGCCCTCGGCGCCTTCGCCGGCGGCCTGGCGGTCGATGCCGCCGGCCCGGTGAGCGTGTTGTGGATCGGCGGCGCCCTGGCCGTTCTGGTGGCGCCGCTCGTCACCGTCGCGGGGCGCCGGCAGCCTTGATCTCGCTGAGCTCATGGCCGTGTGCGAGAACCGCTTCCGGGTGTCCACCGAGCACAATGACCGGGAGAAGCTTCCGCCGCGCCCGGCTCAGGACAGATCGAGCACGGCCTTGCCGTGCAGCCGTCCCTCCACCAAGGCGGACACGACCTCGCCGGCTCGCGTCCAGTCGTCGCGCCACGAGATGCCGGGACCCGAACGGGAACGTCTCCGGCTCGCCCGTGCCGTGGCCGACGGCGACGAGGGTGCCGTGCGGGGCCAGCCGGTCACGTGAAGGACGGCCATCGATCGGCGGCCCACTCCGGCCAGCCCGGCCAGCCAGGAGGCGGACTTCCGATCTCCTGCCCGCCGAGCTCCGCGGCGTCGGGCTCCTCGAACAGGGTCCTCCAGCGCAAGAGGTCCGCCTCGCTCATCGGGAAGGTCTGATCCGGAGCGGCCGACCGGCGATGGGCGATCCGGGCGCGCTGGGTCTCCAGGTCCACCGGCACGTACACGAGGACGCAGGACGCGCCCACGGACTCCGCCAGCCAGCGGACGGCGGACCTCTCGTCACGGGACCAGCATCCGAAATCCAAGGTCACGTCGGTCCCGAGCCTGAGCGTCTCCAGGGCGAGCGAGAGCAGCCGTCCTTCCAGGACATCGCGCTTCCCATCCGCCTCCGGCTCACCGAACAGCGGGATCATCCACTCATCAGGCGTCAGTCGAAGCGCTTTGTGCTCCTTGGCCAGCTGCCGAGCCCTTGTGGTGCTCAGCGCGCCGGGTCACCGGTCGCGGTGGCGCCTTCCTGCCCGGCGACTGGTCCGCCGACCTCGGCGGTCATGAGGTCCCCGGCTGTGCCGAAGTCGTGCCGCCCGCACCCCGCTCACCTCGGCCCGGGCCGGCCGGGCGCGAGAGGCCGACGGCCCTGGCGGTCGCTGGGACGGCTACCGCCGCGGTTGTAGACGCACGCCCTTCATACCGCCGCTGGTGGACGACCTTTTTCTGCTTTTCGCCGTATTTCACGACTTCAGGGCGGTTGGTAGCGTCAGGCGCGCAACGCGGAATGATCCCGAGCCCAGGAGGCCGGCGTGGTCATGCGATGGTTGACAGCGCTCGCTCTGATCTTCTCCGGGGTCCTGGTGGTGACGGGGGCGACCGCGGCCTCGGCCGCGTCGGCCCAGCCTGGGCCGGGCCAGTTCTACGGCGCCCGGGTGCGGGTGCTGACCAACGCCTCGATCGCCGCCGGCGCCACCACGACCCTCAGCGTGGCGGGCGTCGGCGCGGTGCCCGCCAGCGGCGTCGCGAGTGTGGCGCTGAATCTCGCGGCCAAGGGCGCGAGCGCGGCGGGCGGCCTCATCGTCTTCCCCTCCGACCTGACCGCCGCGCCGGCCGTGACCGGCGCCCGCTACCGGTCCGGGGTATGGGACGACCAGCTCGTCACGGTCAAGCTCGGCGCGGACGGCGCGCTGAAGGTCAAGAACACCGGCACGGCCGCCGTCAACGTCTACGCCGACGTGCACGGCTACTTCACCGCGACGGCCGCCACGACGCCCGGCGCCCGCTACGTGCCGCTCAACACGGCGCGGATCATCGGCAACCAGAGCGTCGCCGCCAACTCGACCGCCACGTTCGCGGTGGCGGGGCTGGGCGGCGTGCCGGCGTCCGGGGTGGCGTACGTGGCGCTGACCTTCGCGGTCAAGAGCACCGGATCGGGCAAGATGATCGCCTATCCGTCGGGCGGCACCCTGCCCGTCGGGTCGAACATCGACTACCGGCCCTCCTACTTCCAGTCCAACCTGGTCATCGCCGCGCTCGGCACGGACGGCAAGATCGCCGTCAACAACAACGGGGCCGCCGCGCTCACGGTGTACGCGGACGTGGCGGGCTACTTCGCGACGCCCGCCGCCGCCGTCGCCGCCTCGGCCCTCGTGCCCGTCGCCCCGTCGCGGACCCTCGCCTCGGTGACGGTGGCGGCGGGCGCCTCGTACACGGTGGCCCCGCTCGGCAAGGGCGGCGTGCCGGCGGCGGGGGTGAGCGCGGTCGGGGTGAACATCACCGCCAAGGGCACGGTGAACGGCCTGCTGCGCGTGTACCCGGCGGGCCAGACCGGCATCCCGGGCGGCGGCTCGATCGCCTACCAGCCCAACGACTTCTGGTCGAGCCTGGTGCCGGTCAAGGTGGGCACCGGCGGCACGTTCGTCATCCTCAACACCGGCACCGCGAGCGTCAGCGTCACCGTCGACACCTTCGACTACTACCGGTCACCGGCGGTGCCGGCCGCGCCCACCGGCATCGGCGCGACGGCGGGCGACGCGGCCGCCACCGTCACCTGGCAGCGTCCCGCCGACGGCGGCGCGCCGATCACCGGCTACACCGTGACCTCCAGCCCCGGCGACCGGACCGCGACCGTGTCCGGCGACCAGCTCCAGGCCACCGTCACCGGCCTGGCCAACGGCACCGCGTACACCTTCACCGTGACGGCCGCCAACGCGGTGGGCACCTCGGCCCGCTCGGCCTCCTCCGCGCCGGTGACCCCGGCCGGAGCACCCGGCCGGCCGTCGCCGCCGCTCGGCGTGTCCGCGACGCCGGGCGACCGCTCAGCGAGGATCACCTGGCGCGCGCCCGCCACCGACGGCGGCTCGACGATCACCAGGTACGCGGTGACGGCCTCCCCGGGCGGCGCCGTCGTGACCACGGCAGGCACCGAGGCCACCGTCACCGGCCTGGCCAACGGCACCGCCTACACCTTCACCGTGACCGCCGCCAACGCCGTCGGCGTCTCCGACGCCTCCGCGCCGAGCGACCCGGTGACGCCCGGCCCGCCGAACCGGCCGGGCCGGCCGTTCATCACCGGCGTGTACGGCCGGGACAGCGCGGTGCGCGTCACCTGGGCGCCGCCCGAGACCGGCGCCGCGGACGTGACCGGGTACACGGTGACGGCCTCCCCGGGCGGCGCCGTCGTGTCCACGGCGGACACCGAGGCCACCGTCACCGGCCTGGTCAACGGCACGGCCTACACCTTCACCGTGACCGCCACCGGCGCGGCGGGCGCGGGGGAGCCGTCGCCGCCGTCCGACGCGGTGCGCCCGCAGCCCGCCGAGGTGCCGATGTCCCCGCCCGCGCTGCTGGTGACCCCGCTCGACCAGCGCGTGGACGTGCAGTGGGCGCCCGCGGTGGACGGCGGATCGGCGATCACGGGGTACACGGTCAGCGTGCAGCCCGGCGGCCTGAGCATGGACATCGCGCCCGACACGACGGTCGCCACGGTCACGGGGCTGGCCAACGGCACCGCGTACACGGTGACGGTGGTCGCGAGGAACGCGGTGGGCGCGAGCGCGCCGAGCACCGCGGCGGCGGTCACCCCGTCGGCCAGCCGGCCGCCCGGCGCGCCGACGCACCTGCGCGCCGCGCTGCCGGCCTCCGGCAGTGTCCAGGTCGACTGGGACGCGCCCGCCGACACCGGCACCGCCCCGGTGACCGGCTACACGCTGACGGCCAGCCCGGGCGGCAGGACCGCGACGGTCACCGCCACCACCGCCACCCTGGCCGGGCTGGACCCGGCCACGGCCTACACCTTCACCGTGCGCGCCACCAGCGCGGCCGGCACGGGCGCGGCCAGTGCGCCGACCGAGGCGATCACGCCGAAGCTCACCGTCAAGACCGAGCCGCGGGTGTTGTCGCCGCAGGCCGCGCTCACCCTGCGCGCCGTGCGGGACGGCGCGCTGGAGTTCGAGGACCCGCCCGCGGAGGTCACCGGGCTCACCGCGGGCACGCTGCTCGTCATCGGCCAGAGCGACCGCACCCCGCAGGGGTTCTTCGGCAAGGTGTCCGGCCTGGCGCGGCAGAACGGGCGGGTCGTCGTCTCCACCACGCCCGCCTCGCTGAGCGACGCCTTCACCGACGCCGGCTTCGCCACCGACGGGCGGGTGGACAGCGGCGACCAGGTACGGTTCGTGCCGTCGGCGCCGGGAGCGCGGCTGGTGCGCCCCGTCCAGAGCGCCCGCGACCGGGCGGCAGGGCCGCGCGTCGGCATCCGCGACGGCAACCTCGTCGTCGAGTTCGAGGAGGTGTTCGAGCACAAGGGCCGCTCCGTCACCAAGGTCGAGGGCTGGGCGGTGGTCGACCAGGACACCAGGATGGGCGCCAGCACCGACGCCTCGGGCCGGGGCGTGGACGTCAGCAACACCACGAAGATCAGCTCCGAGGTGCGGGTGAAGCAGGGCTTCGGGTTCGCCTTCAGCAAGCGGATGCACCTGGGGCACGTCAACGGGCCCTGCCGGACGTTCTGGCTGGGCAGGGTGCCGGTCGTGGTGTGCGTGCGCCTGTCGGTCGCGCTGTCGCTCGAGGCGTCCACCTCGGTCGGGCTGAGCTTCGCCGTGCACTGGGACAAGCAGCTCGGCACGCGCTGCCACACCAGCAAGACCGGCACGTCCTGCACCCCCGACGACGGCGGCCCCGGCTTCTACGCCGACGGCGGGGTGGGCGTCTACGGCGACGGCGCGGTCACCACCGCCATCTCCACCGACATCCAGCTCCTGCTGTACGGTCTGGTCGGCCCCGCCCTGGTGGTGGACGTGCCGGGCGTGCAGCTCAAGGCCGACACCACCCAGAACCCGTGGTGGGAGCTGCGGGCGCTGGCCCGGCTCGGGGCGGCCATCGACCTGGGGGCGATCGGCAAGGACTACTCGGTCTGGCGCAAGGACGACATCATCAGCACGTTCTGGACGATCGCCCACGCCGGCGGCGCGTTCCAGGGCATCAAGGTCACGCCCCAGGTCGGCGGGATCGGCCCGGGCCAGAACTACCAGTTCAAGGTCACCGTGACCGGCTACCCCGACGACGTCGCCACGCAGTGGAAGCTGCTCGAAGGCCCCGGCACGCTCACCGCGGACGGCCTGTTCAACTTTCCGCAGGAAGGCCTCGCCGTGGTCGAGGTGACCAGCCCCGCCACCGGCGGCCATCCCCAGTTGCAGGCGCGCGGCGCGGTCCAGGTCGGCGCGAACTTCGGCGCTCCCGGGCCGCCCACGCTCAACACCTGGACCGCGCCGACGCTGCGCGGGGCCACCGTGAGCTGGTCGCCGCCCACGGACGTGGGCGTCGGGACCATCTCCGGCTACGTCGTCACCGCGACGGCCGAGGACGGCAGCCAGACCGCGCGTGCCTACGCCTACGGCGGCGACGCGACGCACCAGCTCGTCCAAGGGCTCACGCCCGGGGTGAGGTACAGCGTCACCGTGATCGCGCAGAACGCGGCGGGCACCGGCGAGCCGGCCGCGCCGCTGAAGCTGACGCCGACGGACGTGATCTTCTTCGGTCCGCCCTCCACCCTCGGCGCGGACCTGGCGCGCAGCACCGAGACGCAGGGCCGGCCCGACTCCACCGGGCAGGCGGGCGGCGCCACCGGCGCCGCGGCCTCCGGTGACGGCCGCTACGTCTTCTTCCTGACCCAGGAACGCAGCAACCTCATGCCGGACGACCTGCGGGTCCCCTCCAGCACGAAGCCGCGCATCCTGCGCAAGGACACCCAGGGCGGCGGCACGCAGGTCGTGTCGCTGGGCCCCGACGGCGTCACCCCGGTCTACGGCTTCGTCGGCGGCCCGCTGGCCAGCCGCGACGGCAACGTGGTCGCCTTCGTCTCGCTGGAGTGGACCGGCGTGCTGACGCCGAGGGCGGTCATGCACGACATCGCCGCCGGGACGTCCTGGACGCTGGAGGAGTACGGCTACGTCCAGGCGATCAGCGACGACGGGCACGCCGTCGTCTACTCGAAGAAGCTGGACGTGCACTCGGCCACCTCCCGGTGGAACCTCTACCGGCAGGTGAAGGGCGGCACGCCGCAGAAGCTGACCGCCTGCGACTCCCAGACCGACGGCGACTGCCCCACCTCCGCGGGCGAGGCCGCGCTGTCCGGCGACGGCAACCGGGTCACCTGGTCCACCTACGACGTCAGCATTGGGAAGGACCGCACCTGGCTCTACGACGCCGCCACGGGCGGCACGACGGAGATCTTCCCCGGGACCGACGTCGGCGACCCGATCATCTCCGGCGACGGTCAGGTGGTGGCCCTGCGCTACACCGCCCACCCGGCCCAGACCTCATGCCTGATGGTCGCCAGGATCAGCGGCGCCACGCCGGGCGCGGGCAACTGCCTGGTGCAGGAGGACGCCAACGGCTACGGCCGGGCGATGTTCCTGGGCAAGAACGGCACCGCGCTGGCGTACGAGTACACCGACGACGACTCGGTGCGCAGCCTGCGCAGCTACACGGCGGGCGTCACCCACCTGGCGGGCGGCGCGCCGGGCCAGTCGTGGCCGGTGACGGCGTTCATCACCGACGACGACCAGCGCCTGATCTACACCCTGCAGTACGAGGGCGGCACGTCCACGGCCGACACGGTCGTCGCGCACGAGGTGCCGGGCGTGTGGTGGGACTTCACCACGGGCGCGATGGCCGGCGGCGCCCCCGCGCCCGCGGCGGGCCGGGCACCGGCCCGCGACCTGCGGGTGCGCCTGCCCGACGAGCCGGTCACGCTGGCCGGGGAAGCCGCCCAGCCACCACGGCAGCCGGCCCGGGCGGCCAGGAGCAGCCCCAGGTAGCGGCGCGGCAGCTCCGGCGACCAGGACGCCACGACCGGCATGCCGGACACCGCGCCCGCGGCCACCGCCGTCGTTCCGGCGCTGGTCACGGTGGGCTTCCGGCTGGTGTGCCGGCCGGCTGGCCGGAGACCGGGCTGCGCCGGCCGCGGCCCGCCTCACATGGAACTACCGTGGGCGGTTGATGCCGGTCTCGTAGGCGAAGATCACGGCCTGGACGCGGTCACGCAGGCCGAGCTTCATCAGGATGCGCTTGACATGGCTCCTGATCGTCGACTCCTCGACGACCAGCGAGGCGGCGATCTCCCGGTTGGACAGGCCCTTGGCGATGAGTTCGAGCGTCTCGCGCTCCCGCGCGGTCAGCGTGGCGAGCCGGGACTGTTCGGCGAGGTCGGGCACCGGCTGCTGAGCCAGACGGTCGATCACCCGCCGCGTGACCGAGGGGGACAGGAGCGAATCTCCCGCGGCGACGGTGTGCACCGCGGCGATCAGCTCCTCCGGGCGGGCGCGCTTGAGCAGGAAACCCGATGCGCCGGCGCGCAGCGCGCCGAAGATGTAGTCGTCCTGCTCGAACGTGGTGAGCATGAGGATCTTCACCTCCGGCGCCGTCCGCGCGAGCTGCCGGGTGGCGGCGATGCCGTCCAGATCGGGCATCCGGACATCCATGAGCACGACGTCGGGCGCGAGCCGGCCGGCCCGCTCGACGGCCTCCCGGCCCGTGGCGGCCTGGCCGGCGATCTCGATGCCGGGATCGGCGGTGAGCAGCTCGATCAGCCCGGCCCGCATCAGGTGGTCGTCGTCGGCGATGAGCACGCGCGTCATGGCGCAGAACCTCCGTAGGGCAGCCGGGCATGCAGGCGGTAGGCGCCCTGCGGTCTCGTGACGTCGAGGCTGCCGCCGGCCAGTGAGGCTCGCTCGCGCATGCCGACCAGTCCGTGCCCATGGACCCGGCGGGGCGTGCCGCGGACGGGGTTGGTGACGGTGAGCGCGAAGCCCGCGCCGGTGAAGTCGAGCTCGACGCGGGCATCGCCGGTGCCGTGGCGGGCGGCGTTGGCCAGGGCCTGCTGGAGGATGCGGTAGGCGGCCTGGTCGGCGGTCGCGCCGAGTGGCCGGGCCGCGCCGGCGACGTCGAGTTCCACCTGGAGTCCCGCGGCGCGGTGGTGGGCGATCAGCGTGTCGAGCGAGGCCAGCCCCAGGGGAGCGGGCGGCTCAGCGTCGTCCTCACGTAGGGAGCCGACGAGGTGGTCGATCTCCGCCGCCGTCTGCCGGGCCAGCTCCTCGATCGCCTGGAGGGTGCGCGCGTCGCCGTCCTGACGCAGCCGGGCCGCGCCCGCTCGCACGGCGATCAGGCTGATCGCGTGCCCGGCCGAGTCGTGCAGGTCGCGGGCGATCCGGGCGCGCTCCTCGGCGACGGCGAGGCGCCGCTCCCGCTCGGCCTCCCGTACGGTGCGAAGGCGTTCGGCCTCCGCCGCGCGCTCGGCGTCCACGGCGCGTCGCCGCAGCTCGCTGACCTGCTGGCGGCGTAGCCGGGTGCGTTCCCCGGCGAACCAGGCCGCCGCCCAGGGCAGGGCGGTGTGCACCAGGCCGACCACCGGAAAGGCGCCGCCCGCCGAAGCAGCCAGGTACGCCAGCAGCAGCCCGGCGGCGACGGCGGCACTGCGCACCGTCCACGCGGCGCCCGCGGCGAGCAGGTAGAGGGCGGCGACGGGCGCCGGCAGCAGGCCGGTCGGATAGCCCATCCCGGCCAGCACCACGCTGCCCCCGGCCGCCACCGCGAAGACGGCCAGCGGGAAGCGCCGCCAGGCCGCCAGCGGCACGGCGGTGCCGGCGGCCAGCGCGACGCCGGTCAGGTCGAGCCCGCGGGTGCTCACGCGTACCGCCATGGGGCCGTCGTGGGCGAGCAGCACCAGCGAGACGGCGAACACGGCAGCCGCCAGGGCGAGGTCGAGAAGCGCCCGCGAGCGGGCCGTGGCCGTCGATGACATGGCACGGCCAGGGTAACGCCGGACCTGCCCGGCGGACGTCCCCCCGTGGGGGGATCCGTCTGCACGCGGCGGGGACGGGCAAGACCCGCTCGCGGGGTGTTTCGGCGGGCCGGGCGGCGCTCCTAGCGTGGCCGCCCGTAACGACACCACCGCAACGAAAAGGGGGCGAGGGTATGGCCCGCTGGGTGAAGGTGGCGGGGATCGCCGTCGCGATCGTCGTCCTGCTCGTCATCGCCATGATGCTCATCGGCGGGGGCGGTCTGGGCCATCGGATTCCCAGCCACGGGGGCGGGGCGAGCAGCGCGCCACCCGCCGGTGGCCACACTCCGCCGAAGGGAGTTCACGGATGATCGAGGTCACCGATGTGGTGAAGACCTACCCGCTGGGTGAGGGCGAGGTGGTCGCGGTCGACCGGCTCAGCCTGTCGGTCGCGGCGGGGGAGTTCGTCGCGGTGGTCGGGCGCTCAGGAAGCGGCAAGACGACCCTGCTCAACCTGCTCGCCGGGATCGACCGGCCCACGGCGGGCACGGTACGGGTGGCGGGGGCCGAGCTCGACGGGCTGTCGGAGTCCGCCCTGGCCGGATGGCGCGGCGGCAACGTGGGGCTGGTGTTCCAGTTCTTCCAGCTGCTGCCCACGCTGACGGTGGCCGAGAACGTCATGCTGCCGATGGACTTCGCCGCCAAGATCCCCGCCGTGCGGCGCCGCGACCGGGCGATGGAGCTGCTGGAGCGGGTCGGCATCGGCGACCAGGCCGGCAAGCTGCCCGCCACGCTGTCCGGCGGCCAGCAGCAGCGGACGGCGATCGCCCGGGCACTGGCCAACGACCCGCCGCTGCTGCTGGCCGACGAACCCACCGGCAACCTCGACTCGCACACCGCGCAGGCCGTCCTGGACGTGTTCGCCGACCTGAACGCCGAGGGCCGCACCATCGTGGTCGTCTCCCACGAACGCGACATCAGGACCCTCGTCAACCGGGAGATCACCCTGGTCGACGGCCGCGTGGTGGCCGACGAGGGGGTACGGGCGTGAGCGGGCCGCTGCGTGTGAAGCTTCGCCGCGACCTGCGGGCGAGCCGGTCCAGGTTCGTGCTGATGGTGATCGCGATCACGGTCAGCCTGACGGTGTTCGGGGGCATGCTGAGTGCCTGGGCCGCCATCGGCAGGGAGACCAGCGGCGCGTACATGAGCACCGAGCCGGCCTCGGCCACCATCGTGCTCGACCGGGGCGTATCGCCTGAGCGGATGGCGGCGGTGACCGCCGCGGCCCGCGACAGGCCGGGCGTGCTGGAGGCGACCGGCCGGGCGCAGTTCGAGGGCGCGGTCGAGGTCGGCGGGAAGGCTCTGGACATTCCGCTGCAGGTGTTCGTGGCGGCGGACGACGATCCGATGCGGATGGCGAAGTTCGACCTCGGGCAGCAGGGCCGCTGGCCGCCGCCGGA includes:
- a CDS encoding MFS transporter, with product MTAIDAGSPDAAQDPAPVRGWLAILAVTLGIFALMTSELLPVGLLTPIGTALDLTEGTTALMVTVPGLVAAVAAPLVTVATTRIDRRLVLALLIGIVGAANLASALATSFAVVLLARFLIGISVGGFWSLAGGIALRLVPERHVARATAVVFGGVETASVLGVPAGTLTGDLAGWRTAFAAVGVLGLISLACMVIVMPKVAPQRTLTFADLPRVLRTGRAVRAGIAMTFLAITGHFTAYTFLRPILHDDGVADGMISVLLLVFGVAGVCGNFLAGALVATRLRQTVCGIGLLLAAAMAAVATVGHDVPSAAAILVVWGLAYGAVPVTFQTWMLNAAPAATEAASSLYVSTFNLSIALGAFAGGLAVDAAGPVSVLWIGGALAVLVAPLVTVAGRRQP
- a CDS encoding AAA family ATPase; its protein translation is MSTTRARQLAKEHKALRLTPDEWMIPLFGEPEADGKRDVLEGRLLSLALETLRLGTDVTLDFGCWSRDERSAVRWLAESVGASCVLVYVPVDLETQRARIAHRRSAAPDQTFPMSEADLLRWRTLFEEPDAAELGGQEIGSPPPGWPGWPEWAADRWPSFT
- a CDS encoding fibronectin type III domain-containing protein → MRWLTALALIFSGVLVVTGATAASAASAQPGPGQFYGARVRVLTNASIAAGATTTLSVAGVGAVPASGVASVALNLAAKGASAAGGLIVFPSDLTAAPAVTGARYRSGVWDDQLVTVKLGADGALKVKNTGTAAVNVYADVHGYFTATAATTPGARYVPLNTARIIGNQSVAANSTATFAVAGLGGVPASGVAYVALTFAVKSTGSGKMIAYPSGGTLPVGSNIDYRPSYFQSNLVIAALGTDGKIAVNNNGAAALTVYADVAGYFATPAAAVAASALVPVAPSRTLASVTVAAGASYTVAPLGKGGVPAAGVSAVGVNITAKGTVNGLLRVYPAGQTGIPGGGSIAYQPNDFWSSLVPVKVGTGGTFVILNTGTASVSVTVDTFDYYRSPAVPAAPTGIGATAGDAAATVTWQRPADGGAPITGYTVTSSPGDRTATVSGDQLQATVTGLANGTAYTFTVTAANAVGTSARSASSAPVTPAGAPGRPSPPLGVSATPGDRSARITWRAPATDGGSTITRYAVTASPGGAVVTTAGTEATVTGLANGTAYTFTVTAANAVGVSDASAPSDPVTPGPPNRPGRPFITGVYGRDSAVRVTWAPPETGAADVTGYTVTASPGGAVVSTADTEATVTGLVNGTAYTFTVTATGAAGAGEPSPPSDAVRPQPAEVPMSPPALLVTPLDQRVDVQWAPAVDGGSAITGYTVSVQPGGLSMDIAPDTTVATVTGLANGTAYTVTVVARNAVGASAPSTAAAVTPSASRPPGAPTHLRAALPASGSVQVDWDAPADTGTAPVTGYTLTASPGGRTATVTATTATLAGLDPATAYTFTVRATSAAGTGAASAPTEAITPKLTVKTEPRVLSPQAALTLRAVRDGALEFEDPPAEVTGLTAGTLLVIGQSDRTPQGFFGKVSGLARQNGRVVVSTTPASLSDAFTDAGFATDGRVDSGDQVRFVPSAPGARLVRPVQSARDRAAGPRVGIRDGNLVVEFEEVFEHKGRSVTKVEGWAVVDQDTRMGASTDASGRGVDVSNTTKISSEVRVKQGFGFAFSKRMHLGHVNGPCRTFWLGRVPVVVCVRLSVALSLEASTSVGLSFAVHWDKQLGTRCHTSKTGTSCTPDDGGPGFYADGGVGVYGDGAVTTAISTDIQLLLYGLVGPALVVDVPGVQLKADTTQNPWWELRALARLGAAIDLGAIGKDYSVWRKDDIISTFWTIAHAGGAFQGIKVTPQVGGIGPGQNYQFKVTVTGYPDDVATQWKLLEGPGTLTADGLFNFPQEGLAVVEVTSPATGGHPQLQARGAVQVGANFGAPGPPTLNTWTAPTLRGATVSWSPPTDVGVGTISGYVVTATAEDGSQTARAYAYGGDATHQLVQGLTPGVRYSVTVIAQNAAGTGEPAAPLKLTPTDVIFFGPPSTLGADLARSTETQGRPDSTGQAGGATGAAASGDGRYVFFLTQERSNLMPDDLRVPSSTKPRILRKDTQGGGTQVVSLGPDGVTPVYGFVGGPLASRDGNVVAFVSLEWTGVLTPRAVMHDIAAGTSWTLEEYGYVQAISDDGHAVVYSKKLDVHSATSRWNLYRQVKGGTPQKLTACDSQTDGDCPTSAGEAALSGDGNRVTWSTYDVSIGKDRTWLYDAATGGTTEIFPGTDVGDPIISGDGQVVALRYTAHPAQTSCLMVARISGATPGAGNCLVQEDANGYGRAMFLGKNGTALAYEYTDDDSVRSLRSYTAGVTHLAGGAPGQSWPVTAFITDDDQRLIYTLQYEGGTSTADTVVAHEVPGVWWDFTTGAMAGGAPAPAAGRAPARDLRVRLPDEPVTLAGEAAQPPRQPARAARSSPR
- a CDS encoding response regulator, which encodes MTRVLIADDDHLMRAGLIELLTADPGIEIAGQAATGREAVERAGRLAPDVVLMDVRMPDLDGIAATRQLARTAPEVKILMLTTFEQDDYIFGALRAGASGFLLKRARPEELIAAVHTVAAGDSLLSPSVTRRVIDRLAQQPVPDLAEQSRLATLTARERETLELIAKGLSNREIAASLVVEESTIRSHVKRILMKLGLRDRVQAVIFAYETGINRPR
- a CDS encoding sensor histidine kinase, with amino-acid sequence MSSTATARSRALLDLALAAAVFAVSLVLLAHDGPMAVRVSTRGLDLTGVALAAGTAVPLAAWRRFPLAVFAVAAGGSVVLAGMGYPTGLLPAPVAALYLLAAGAAWTVRSAAVAAGLLLAYLAASAGGAFPVVGLVHTALPWAAAWFAGERTRLRRQQVSELRRRAVDAERAAEAERLRTVREAERERRLAVAEERARIARDLHDSAGHAISLIAVRAGAARLRQDGDARTLQAIEELARQTAAEIDHLVGSLREDDAEPPAPLGLASLDTLIAHHRAAGLQVELDVAGAARPLGATADQAAYRILQQALANAARHGTGDARVELDFTGAGFALTVTNPVRGTPRRVHGHGLVGMRERASLAGGSLDVTRPQGAYRLHARLPYGGSAP
- a CDS encoding ABC transporter ATP-binding protein, with amino-acid sequence MIEVTDVVKTYPLGEGEVVAVDRLSLSVAAGEFVAVVGRSGSGKTTLLNLLAGIDRPTAGTVRVAGAELDGLSESALAGWRGGNVGLVFQFFQLLPTLTVAENVMLPMDFAAKIPAVRRRDRAMELLERVGIGDQAGKLPATLSGGQQQRTAIARALANDPPLLLADEPTGNLDSHTAQAVLDVFADLNAEGRTIVVVSHERDIRTLVNREITLVDGRVVADEGVRA